A window of the Oncorhynchus mykiss isolate Arlee chromosome 15, USDA_OmykA_1.1, whole genome shotgun sequence genome harbors these coding sequences:
- the LOC110490633 gene encoding zinc finger protein 420 isoform X2 yields MQSQDPCENCPPLLLPSLRLFIPPLRLVSAAMWQVVQRGDVQDYGMLEEFVTMVTEIVPELLSCSQRAQLILGLRARLVLELCRTEQTLDLMNIQKHLDRIRSLTSTEEAEVELSESKFVELVKSLLKDPSERENFYQNVFPVEFGPKYDTAIQMLMLEFLSRLEKLLPIPDLEQKCVQFVPDPIQLRTLLQYHRKLGHLDSIRTPSSFGDFILSSLSLPPYVRVVTAPHVDSDTQSESMNLEGMKARELLENRTKEIDVLVPADEVRRYIITEPDYGMDMESAVGENDNQAVTGLNLLRPSQLKRSKRLQIKNMFPKRRKPRKTDSSGRANKQPSSSKGRPSPKKSCKKGPFSKTCEVCGKTFTRVTAMKRHQLTHTGDLKFKCLMCEKSFRDGHNLKRHQRRVCEKEINMLDEDENEEEIPQPSTSKSQIPSLLKTPCPPGPSHQGTLDTITATNTCSVCGRYFARTSSLVRHMSSHSKERPFGCVNCDKRFKYSYDLKKHQRELCQKMTQGDLCQDVGQNMAQQKSGLEPEKVFLATAENQTQVDSKTCYVCGKILTCTSQMERHLKSHSKARPFNCAICERSFKYKDTLKKHQEILGHEGILEDLGQSVNQQEVEVNTESCISPLTTKENDTEPLITAATSVPTLKEPKPCTVCGKIFNRASVMAIHMRSHSDERPYQCGNCEQRFKYMHNLNQHQRYICKVNREESSQMVDQHQEEESCELVAVKADTPETSTSRLQLVHWCKKCGKCFDDICNLKQHQESSCKEEKIKVVFQCEKRKVVFKCDDCGKDFKGSSSLRTHKRIHNPFYCSDCGRVLPNSIAFDRHKLMQHKEIQCTMCEKTFTLLGRLRDHYLHQHKFTGPYPCSQCEKTFTQLRYLVEHERVHSGEYPYQCSVCQAKFNKANSLTIHSRKHTGEKPFLCWQCGKSYKDRGNLSMHMGTHSEERPFSCSQCDMTYRTKIQLNTHIEQVHEGVRYTCAVCGKQFLKAVSLIRHELTHTGERPWPCSYCTKTFITANERRLHERYHTGERPYKCQDCGKSFVQLCFLKAHQRLHTGEKPFACSVCDKRFRLNYHRQRHEQTHTGKQKPHVCAECGLAFAQRKRLTEHQCTHSLN; encoded by the exons ATGCAAAGTCAGGATCCATGCGAAAATT gtccccctcttcttcttccctctctgcGTCTTTTCATTCCACCACTGCGGCTTGTCTCTGCAGCCATGTGGCAAGTGGTTCAACGAGGAGACGTTCAAGATTATGGGATGCTGGAGGAGTTTGTCACCATGGTTACAGAGATTGTGCCAGAGCTTTTGAGTTGCAGTCAGAGGGCCCAACTCATTCTGGGGCTTCGAGCAAGG CTGGTTCTGGAGTTGTGTCGCACTGAGCAGACATTAGACCTCATGAATATTCAAAAACACCTGGACAGGATCCGATCCCTCACATCCACTGAGGAAGCAGAG GTGGAATTATCTGAATCAAAGTTTGTGGAGCTGGTTAAATCTCTGCTGAAAGACCCAAGTGAAAGGGAGAACTTCTACCAG AACGTGTTCCCTGTGGAATTTGGGCCCAAGTATGACACTGCAATACAGATGCTGATGTTAGAATTCCTTTCCAGACTTGAGAAGTTACTTCCCATACCAGACCTTGAACAG AAATGTGTGCAGTTTGTACCTGACCCCATACAATTGAGGACCCTGCTCCAGTACCACAGAAAACTTGGACATTTGGACTCCATCC GAACTCCATCATCCTTTGGTgacttcatcctctcctctctgtctcttcctccataCGTGCGAGTGGTGACTGCCCCACATGTAGACTCAGATACACAATCAGAAAGCATGAATTTGGAGGGAATGAAAGCAAGAGAGTTGTTGGAGAATCGGACAAAGGAAATCGATGTACTAGTCCCAGCAGATGAAGTTAGAAGATACATAATTACTGAGCCAGATTACGGTATGGACATGGAGTCTGCCGTTGGGGAAAATGACAATCAAGCTGTCACTGGCTTGAATTTACTCAGACCATCACAATTAAAACGAAGCAAAAGGCTGCAGATTAAGAACATGTTTCCAAAACGACGGAAACCTCGAAAGACCGATTCTTCCGGGCGTGCAAACAAACAGCCATCATCCTCCAAGGGTCGGCCTTCCCCAAAGAAGTCATGCAAAAAAGGCCCATTCAGTAAGACATGTGAAGTGTGTGGGAAGACATTCACTCGAGTCACAGCCATGAAAAGGCATCAGCTAACCCACACTGGAGATCTCAAGTTTAAGTGCCTCATGTGTGAAAAAAGCTTCAGGGATGGTCATAATCTGAAGAGACACCAGAGGCGAGTTTGTGAAAAGGAGATAAACATGTTGGATGAAGATGAAAATGAGGAAGAGATCCCACAACCCTCAACTAGCAAATCTCAGATCCCATCACTCCTCAAGACTCCCTGTCCACCAGGGCCATCTCATCAAGGAACTCTGGACACTATCACAGCCACTAACACATGCTCTGTGTGTGGGCGGTATTTTGCTCGTACTTCCAGCTTGGTAAGGCACATGAGCTCCCACTCAAAAGAGCGTCCATTTGGGTGTGTCAATTGTGATAAGAGATTCAAGTATTCGTACGATTTGAAAAAACACCAGAGAGAATTGTGTCAGAAAATGACCCAGGGAGATTTGTGTCAGGATGTTGGTCAGAACATGGCACAACAAAAGAGTGGCCTGGAACCAGAGAAGGTCTTTCTTGCCACTGCAGAGAATCAAACCCAGGTAGATTCCAAAACCTGTTATGTCTGTGGTAAGATTTTGACTTGTACCTCACAGATGGAAAGGCACTTGAAATCTCACTCAAAGGCACGTCCCTTTAATTGTGCTATTTGTGAGAGAAGTTTTAAGTACAAAGATACCTTGAAGAAACATCAGGAAATCCTTGGCCACGAGGGCATCCTAGAAGACTTGGGTCAGAGTGTGAACCAGCAAGAAGTGGAAGTTAACACAGAGAGTTGCATCAGCCCTCTCACTACCAAGGAAAACGACACTGAGCCCCTTATCACGGCTGCTACTTCAGTGCCGACTCTCAAAGAACCCAAACCATGCACTGTGTGTGGGAAGATTTTTAACCGTGCTTCAGTTATGGCTATTCATATGAGATCCCATTCAGATGAGCGTCCTTATCAATGTGGCAATTGTGAACAGCGCTTCAAGTACATGCACAATCTGAATCAACACCAGAGATATATCTGTAAGGTGAACCGAGAAGAGTCCTCTCAGATGGTAGACCAGCACCAAGAGGAGGAGTCTTGTGAACTGGTGGCTGTTAAGGCTGATACCCCAGAGACATCTACCAGTCGACTACAACTGGTTCACTGGTGTAAaaaatgtggaaagtgtttcgaTGACATCTGTAATTTGAAGCAACACCAGGAAAGTTCATGCAAAGAGGAAAAAATAAAGGTGGTCTTCCAATGTGAAAAAAGAAAGGTGGTCTTCAAATGTGATGATTGTGGGAAGGACTTCAAAGGTTCATCATCCCTAAGGACACACAAGCGAATTCACAACCCATTCTATTGCTCTGATTGTGGAAGGGTCCTCCCAAACTCCATTGCCTTTGACAGACACAAGCTGATGCAGCACAAGGAAATCCAGTGTACCATGTGTGAGAAGACCTTTACCCTGTTGGGGCGTCTGAGAGATCACTATCTGCATCAACATAAATTCACAGGACCATACCCCTGCTCTCAATGTGAGAAAACTTTTACCCAGTTAAGATACCTTGTTGAACATGAGAGGGTTCATTCAGGAGAGTACCCTTACCAGTGCTCTGTTTGTCAAGCAAAGTTCAATAAAGCAAATTCTCTAACAATACACAGTAGGAagcacacaggagaaaagccgtTCCTGTGCTGGCAATGTGGAAAGAGTTACAAGGATCGTGGAAACCTGTCAATGCATATGGGGACCCACTCAGAGGAGAGACCATTTTCTTGTTCGCAGTGTGACATGACTTATCGGACAAAGATTCAGCTGAATACACACATTGAACAAGTTCATGAGGGGGTGAGATACACCTGTGCAGTCTGTGGAAAGCAGTTTTTGAAAGCTGTGTCATTGATAAGACATGAACTCACTCACACAGGAGAAAGACCATGGCCATGCTCCTATTGCACAAAAACCTTCATCACTGCCAATGAAAGGAGATTGCATGAAAGATACCATACTGGTGAGAGACCATACAAATGCCAAGACTGTGGAAAGTCCTTCGTACAGTTATGTTTTCTGAAAGCACACCAACGacttcacacaggagagaagccatttGCATGCAGTGTTTGTGACAAACGTTTCAGATTAAATTACCATAGGCAAAGACACGAGCAAACCCATACAGGAAAACAGAAGCCACATGTTTGTGCGGAATGTGGGTTAGCTTTTGCTCAAAGAAAGCGCCTGACTGAACACCAATGCACTCACTCCTTGAattaa
- the LOC110490633 gene encoding zinc finger protein 420 isoform X1, with protein MQSQDPCENCPPLLLPSLRLFIPPLRLVSAAMWQVVQRGDVQDYGMLEEFVTMVTEIVPELLSCSQRAQLILGLRARLVLELCRTEQTLDLMNIQKHLDRIRSLTSTEEAEVELSESKFVELVKSLLKDPSERENFYQNVFPVEFGPKYDTAIQMLMLEFLSRLEKLLPIPDLEQTATLLSAVPSALEKCVQFVPDPIQLRTLLQYHRKLGHLDSIRTPSSFGDFILSSLSLPPYVRVVTAPHVDSDTQSESMNLEGMKARELLENRTKEIDVLVPADEVRRYIITEPDYGMDMESAVGENDNQAVTGLNLLRPSQLKRSKRLQIKNMFPKRRKPRKTDSSGRANKQPSSSKGRPSPKKSCKKGPFSKTCEVCGKTFTRVTAMKRHQLTHTGDLKFKCLMCEKSFRDGHNLKRHQRRVCEKEINMLDEDENEEEIPQPSTSKSQIPSLLKTPCPPGPSHQGTLDTITATNTCSVCGRYFARTSSLVRHMSSHSKERPFGCVNCDKRFKYSYDLKKHQRELCQKMTQGDLCQDVGQNMAQQKSGLEPEKVFLATAENQTQVDSKTCYVCGKILTCTSQMERHLKSHSKARPFNCAICERSFKYKDTLKKHQEILGHEGILEDLGQSVNQQEVEVNTESCISPLTTKENDTEPLITAATSVPTLKEPKPCTVCGKIFNRASVMAIHMRSHSDERPYQCGNCEQRFKYMHNLNQHQRYICKVNREESSQMVDQHQEEESCELVAVKADTPETSTSRLQLVHWCKKCGKCFDDICNLKQHQESSCKEEKIKVVFQCEKRKVVFKCDDCGKDFKGSSSLRTHKRIHNPFYCSDCGRVLPNSIAFDRHKLMQHKEIQCTMCEKTFTLLGRLRDHYLHQHKFTGPYPCSQCEKTFTQLRYLVEHERVHSGEYPYQCSVCQAKFNKANSLTIHSRKHTGEKPFLCWQCGKSYKDRGNLSMHMGTHSEERPFSCSQCDMTYRTKIQLNTHIEQVHEGVRYTCAVCGKQFLKAVSLIRHELTHTGERPWPCSYCTKTFITANERRLHERYHTGERPYKCQDCGKSFVQLCFLKAHQRLHTGEKPFACSVCDKRFRLNYHRQRHEQTHTGKQKPHVCAECGLAFAQRKRLTEHQCTHSLN; from the exons ATGCAAAGTCAGGATCCATGCGAAAATT gtccccctcttcttcttccctctctgcGTCTTTTCATTCCACCACTGCGGCTTGTCTCTGCAGCCATGTGGCAAGTGGTTCAACGAGGAGACGTTCAAGATTATGGGATGCTGGAGGAGTTTGTCACCATGGTTACAGAGATTGTGCCAGAGCTTTTGAGTTGCAGTCAGAGGGCCCAACTCATTCTGGGGCTTCGAGCAAGG CTGGTTCTGGAGTTGTGTCGCACTGAGCAGACATTAGACCTCATGAATATTCAAAAACACCTGGACAGGATCCGATCCCTCACATCCACTGAGGAAGCAGAG GTGGAATTATCTGAATCAAAGTTTGTGGAGCTGGTTAAATCTCTGCTGAAAGACCCAAGTGAAAGGGAGAACTTCTACCAG AACGTGTTCCCTGTGGAATTTGGGCCCAAGTATGACACTGCAATACAGATGCTGATGTTAGAATTCCTTTCCAGACTTGAGAAGTTACTTCCCATACCAGACCTTGAACAG ACTGCTACCTTGTTAAGTGCTGTCCCCTCTGCCCTGGAGAAATGTGTGCAGTTTGTACCTGACCCCATACAATTGAGGACCCTGCTCCAGTACCACAGAAAACTTGGACATTTGGACTCCATCC GAACTCCATCATCCTTTGGTgacttcatcctctcctctctgtctcttcctccataCGTGCGAGTGGTGACTGCCCCACATGTAGACTCAGATACACAATCAGAAAGCATGAATTTGGAGGGAATGAAAGCAAGAGAGTTGTTGGAGAATCGGACAAAGGAAATCGATGTACTAGTCCCAGCAGATGAAGTTAGAAGATACATAATTACTGAGCCAGATTACGGTATGGACATGGAGTCTGCCGTTGGGGAAAATGACAATCAAGCTGTCACTGGCTTGAATTTACTCAGACCATCACAATTAAAACGAAGCAAAAGGCTGCAGATTAAGAACATGTTTCCAAAACGACGGAAACCTCGAAAGACCGATTCTTCCGGGCGTGCAAACAAACAGCCATCATCCTCCAAGGGTCGGCCTTCCCCAAAGAAGTCATGCAAAAAAGGCCCATTCAGTAAGACATGTGAAGTGTGTGGGAAGACATTCACTCGAGTCACAGCCATGAAAAGGCATCAGCTAACCCACACTGGAGATCTCAAGTTTAAGTGCCTCATGTGTGAAAAAAGCTTCAGGGATGGTCATAATCTGAAGAGACACCAGAGGCGAGTTTGTGAAAAGGAGATAAACATGTTGGATGAAGATGAAAATGAGGAAGAGATCCCACAACCCTCAACTAGCAAATCTCAGATCCCATCACTCCTCAAGACTCCCTGTCCACCAGGGCCATCTCATCAAGGAACTCTGGACACTATCACAGCCACTAACACATGCTCTGTGTGTGGGCGGTATTTTGCTCGTACTTCCAGCTTGGTAAGGCACATGAGCTCCCACTCAAAAGAGCGTCCATTTGGGTGTGTCAATTGTGATAAGAGATTCAAGTATTCGTACGATTTGAAAAAACACCAGAGAGAATTGTGTCAGAAAATGACCCAGGGAGATTTGTGTCAGGATGTTGGTCAGAACATGGCACAACAAAAGAGTGGCCTGGAACCAGAGAAGGTCTTTCTTGCCACTGCAGAGAATCAAACCCAGGTAGATTCCAAAACCTGTTATGTCTGTGGTAAGATTTTGACTTGTACCTCACAGATGGAAAGGCACTTGAAATCTCACTCAAAGGCACGTCCCTTTAATTGTGCTATTTGTGAGAGAAGTTTTAAGTACAAAGATACCTTGAAGAAACATCAGGAAATCCTTGGCCACGAGGGCATCCTAGAAGACTTGGGTCAGAGTGTGAACCAGCAAGAAGTGGAAGTTAACACAGAGAGTTGCATCAGCCCTCTCACTACCAAGGAAAACGACACTGAGCCCCTTATCACGGCTGCTACTTCAGTGCCGACTCTCAAAGAACCCAAACCATGCACTGTGTGTGGGAAGATTTTTAACCGTGCTTCAGTTATGGCTATTCATATGAGATCCCATTCAGATGAGCGTCCTTATCAATGTGGCAATTGTGAACAGCGCTTCAAGTACATGCACAATCTGAATCAACACCAGAGATATATCTGTAAGGTGAACCGAGAAGAGTCCTCTCAGATGGTAGACCAGCACCAAGAGGAGGAGTCTTGTGAACTGGTGGCTGTTAAGGCTGATACCCCAGAGACATCTACCAGTCGACTACAACTGGTTCACTGGTGTAAaaaatgtggaaagtgtttcgaTGACATCTGTAATTTGAAGCAACACCAGGAAAGTTCATGCAAAGAGGAAAAAATAAAGGTGGTCTTCCAATGTGAAAAAAGAAAGGTGGTCTTCAAATGTGATGATTGTGGGAAGGACTTCAAAGGTTCATCATCCCTAAGGACACACAAGCGAATTCACAACCCATTCTATTGCTCTGATTGTGGAAGGGTCCTCCCAAACTCCATTGCCTTTGACAGACACAAGCTGATGCAGCACAAGGAAATCCAGTGTACCATGTGTGAGAAGACCTTTACCCTGTTGGGGCGTCTGAGAGATCACTATCTGCATCAACATAAATTCACAGGACCATACCCCTGCTCTCAATGTGAGAAAACTTTTACCCAGTTAAGATACCTTGTTGAACATGAGAGGGTTCATTCAGGAGAGTACCCTTACCAGTGCTCTGTTTGTCAAGCAAAGTTCAATAAAGCAAATTCTCTAACAATACACAGTAGGAagcacacaggagaaaagccgtTCCTGTGCTGGCAATGTGGAAAGAGTTACAAGGATCGTGGAAACCTGTCAATGCATATGGGGACCCACTCAGAGGAGAGACCATTTTCTTGTTCGCAGTGTGACATGACTTATCGGACAAAGATTCAGCTGAATACACACATTGAACAAGTTCATGAGGGGGTGAGATACACCTGTGCAGTCTGTGGAAAGCAGTTTTTGAAAGCTGTGTCATTGATAAGACATGAACTCACTCACACAGGAGAAAGACCATGGCCATGCTCCTATTGCACAAAAACCTTCATCACTGCCAATGAAAGGAGATTGCATGAAAGATACCATACTGGTGAGAGACCATACAAATGCCAAGACTGTGGAAAGTCCTTCGTACAGTTATGTTTTCTGAAAGCACACCAACGacttcacacaggagagaagccatttGCATGCAGTGTTTGTGACAAACGTTTCAGATTAAATTACCATAGGCAAAGACACGAGCAAACCCATACAGGAAAACAGAAGCCACATGTTTGTGCGGAATGTGGGTTAGCTTTTGCTCAAAGAAAGCGCCTGACTGAACACCAATGCACTCACTCCTTGAattaa